A stretch of the Nosocomiicoccus ampullae genome encodes the following:
- a CDS encoding catalase: protein MSEHYNPEEEKLTTLFGNPVGDRENTATAGPRGPLVMQDPYFLDMMAHFDREVIPERRMHARGSGAYGTFTVTNDITKYTKANIFAEVGKKTEMFARFSTVAGERGAAEAERDIRGFALKFYTEEGNWDLVGNNTPVFFFRDPKLFPSLNHVVKRDPRTNINNPNSQWDFWTSLPEALHQVTILMTDRGIPSDFRHMHGFGSHTYAMINEDNERVWVKFHFRTQQGIRNFTAEEAEEVVGKDRDSSQRDLYNAIEDGDFPKWKMYIQVMTEEQARNHYHNPFDLTKVWYKGEYPLIEVGEFELNKNPDNYFAEVEQAAFAPTNIIPGLGFSPDKMLQGRLFSYGDAQRYRLGINHHQIPVNSPKGATNVCPFSRDGAMRVDGNLGSHINYYPNSYGAHNSQKDKKQPELDLELGQVYEYDFREDDDNYYGQPGKLFRLQSDEGKQTIFKNTAIEMEGVEEHIKKRHIFNCYQADEEYGKGVAEALGIDINDVDLVNGDHPFEGKPVQVKTDN, encoded by the coding sequence ATGTCTGAACATTATAATCCTGAAGAAGAAAAGTTAACGACTCTATTTGGTAATCCTGTAGGCGATCGTGAAAATACTGCTACTGCTGGTCCACGTGGTCCATTAGTTATGCAAGATCCTTATTTCTTAGATATGATGGCGCACTTTGACCGTGAAGTAATTCCAGAGCGTCGTATGCATGCTAGAGGTTCTGGTGCTTACGGTACATTTACGGTGACAAACGATATAACTAAATATACGAAAGCAAATATTTTCGCAGAAGTTGGTAAGAAAACTGAAATGTTTGCACGCTTCTCTACTGTAGCTGGTGAACGTGGTGCTGCTGAAGCTGAGCGTGATATTCGTGGTTTCGCTCTTAAATTCTATACTGAAGAAGGAAACTGGGACTTAGTTGGTAACAACACACCTGTATTCTTTTTCCGTGACCCTAAATTATTCCCAAGCTTAAACCACGTTGTTAAACGTGATCCACGTACAAATATTAATAATCCAAACTCACAGTGGGACTTCTGGACATCGTTACCTGAGGCGCTTCACCAGGTGACAATCCTAATGACTGATCGCGGTATTCCGTCAGACTTCCGTCATATGCATGGATTCGGTTCACACACGTACGCAATGATTAACGAAGATAACGAACGTGTTTGGGTGAAATTCCACTTTAGAACGCAGCAAGGCATCCGTAACTTTACAGCTGAAGAGGCTGAAGAAGTAGTCGGAAAAGACCGTGACTCATCACAACGCGATCTTTATAACGCGATTGAAGATGGAGATTTCCCTAAATGGAAAATGTACATTCAAGTAATGACTGAAGAACAAGCTAGAAATCATTACCACAATCCATTCGACTTAACAAAAGTATGGTATAAAGGTGAATACCCATTAATCGAAGTTGGTGAATTTGAACTCAATAAAAACCCTGATAACTACTTCGCAGAAGTAGAACAAGCAGCGTTCGCACCAACAAACATTATTCCAGGTCTTGGATTCTCACCTGACAAAATGTTACAAGGACGTTTATTCTCATATGGAGATGCGCAACGTTACCGTTTAGGTATTAACCATCACCAAATCCCTGTAAACTCACCTAAAGGTGCAACAAACGTGTGCCCATTCAGCCGCGATGGTGCTATGAGAGTTGACGGAAACTTAGGTTCACATATTAACTATTATCCAAATAGTTACGGTGCACACAACTCACAAAAAGATAAAAAGCAACCTGAATTAGACTTAGAACTTGGTCAAGTATATGAGTATGACTTCCGTGAAGATGATGATAATTACTACGGACAACCAGGTAAATTATTCCGTCTCCAGTCTGATGAAGGAAAACAAACAATCTTTAAAAACACTGCGATTGAAATGGAAGGCGTAGAGGAGCACATTAAGAAACGTCACATCTTTAACTGCTACCAAGCAGATGAAGAGTACGGTAAAGGTGTTGCAGAAGCACTTGGCATCGACATCAACGATGTTGACCTTGTAAATGGAGATCATCCATTTGAAGGTAAACCAGTACAAGTTAAAACAGATAACTAA
- a CDS encoding helix-turn-helix domain-containing protein has product MSKYSYDLKLEIIRRYEEGFGAIILSKEFNISHDTINNWIMAYNLYGEVGLKKSLSKTRYSGEFKLSVLKYRINNETSYSETAQVFGIKNPSTIAGWQRKYDLEGFSGLCGTLGRPRKREGTTMPKNNDEPKELSKSEREELIELRERNEYLEAKLLYQKKLDALLREKRAQTKKRRK; this is encoded by the coding sequence ATGTCAAAGTATAGTTATGATTTGAAGTTAGAAATTATAAGAAGATATGAAGAAGGTTTTGGAGCAATCATTCTTTCAAAAGAGTTTAATATAAGCCATGACACGATCAACAATTGGATAATGGCTTATAATCTCTATGGCGAAGTTGGTTTAAAGAAAAGTTTATCTAAAACACGTTATTCTGGTGAGTTTAAGTTATCCGTATTAAAATATAGGATAAATAACGAAACTTCCTATTCAGAAACAGCTCAAGTCTTTGGAATCAAGAATCCATCTACAATAGCTGGTTGGCAGCGAAAGTATGATTTGGAAGGCTTTAGTGGTTTGTGTGGTACTTTAGGAAGACCTAGAAAACGTGAGGGAACGACTATGCCTAAGAATAACGATGAACCAAAAGAACTATCAAAGTCTGAGAGAGAAGAACTTATTGAACTAAGAGAAAGAAATGAGTACCTCGAAGCAAAACTGCTTTACCAAAAAAAGTTGGATGCCTTGCTTCGGGAAAAGCGTGCTCAAACAAAGAAAAGACGCAAGTAG
- a CDS encoding Tex family protein, with product MNEQLVKELSKKLKIKNEYIENVLNMLKDNATVPFIARYRKEQTGGLDEVSIKEISDEYHYLEELEKRKEDVIRLIDEQGLLTEDLRNQILRQTSQARVEDLYRPFRQKKKTRATEAKRKGLEPLATLLYKQEMSEEELLKEAENYITDEVKSVKEAIEGAKDIIAEIISDNPQHRMYILSVINNHSKIASTEKKGHDDKESIYEMYYDYSERVKTIPSHRILAMNRGEKENVLRISFNHDDEKIISYLYRQEISENSKAEDILKETIEDSLKRLILPSLEREVRNDITKKGETHAVNIFEENLKSLLLQPPLKNHTILGVDPAFRTGCKLAVIDSNGTFLDKNVIYPHSSKNTEKSEAIFKDLIEKHSVTLIAIGNGTASRETEEFVANFLKTHELDIPFIIVNEAGASVYSASDLAREEFPNFEVEERSAVSIARRIQDPLAELVKIDPKSLGVGQYQHDINQKFLNESLDFVVETAVNQVGVDVNTASYKLLEHVSGLNKTISRNIVEFRETEGITKRSDLKKVKRLGPKTFEQAVGFLRIVGGEEPLDQTPIHPEQYKNTYNLLKEIDASIDELGEESIKEKLNTLDKRKYSEENDIGLPTLNDIIDSLIAPLRDIRDKYDTPILKSDVLEISDLKEGMKLSGTVRNVTDFGAFVDVGVDQDGLVHISQLANRYIKHPLDVVSSGDIVEVTVLSVDEKKKRIALTMKN from the coding sequence ATGAACGAACAATTAGTCAAAGAGTTATCAAAAAAATTAAAAATAAAAAACGAATATATTGAAAATGTATTAAACATGCTAAAAGACAATGCGACAGTTCCTTTTATCGCACGTTATAGAAAAGAGCAAACAGGTGGACTCGACGAAGTTTCAATTAAGGAAATTTCAGATGAATATCATTACCTTGAAGAGTTAGAAAAGAGAAAAGAAGACGTTATACGTCTAATCGATGAGCAAGGGTTATTGACAGAGGACTTAAGAAATCAAATATTACGTCAAACATCTCAGGCAAGAGTCGAAGATTTATACCGCCCATTTAGACAAAAGAAAAAAACACGTGCGACGGAAGCAAAAAGAAAAGGTTTAGAGCCGTTAGCAACGCTTCTTTACAAACAAGAAATGAGTGAAGAAGAATTATTAAAAGAAGCAGAAAATTATATAACTGATGAAGTAAAGTCAGTTAAAGAAGCGATTGAGGGCGCAAAAGATATTATTGCAGAAATTATTTCAGATAATCCTCAACATAGAATGTACATATTAAGTGTCATTAACAATCATTCAAAAATTGCTTCAACTGAGAAAAAGGGCCATGATGATAAAGAAAGTATTTACGAAATGTATTACGACTATAGTGAGCGTGTAAAAACTATCCCATCACATAGAATTCTAGCAATGAATCGTGGAGAAAAAGAAAATGTGTTACGTATCAGTTTTAACCATGACGATGAAAAAATAATAAGTTACTTATATCGTCAAGAGATAAGTGAGAATAGTAAAGCCGAAGATATTCTTAAAGAAACGATTGAAGATAGTTTAAAACGTCTTATTTTACCAAGTTTAGAGCGTGAAGTAAGAAATGATATTACGAAAAAGGGAGAAACTCATGCTGTAAATATTTTTGAAGAGAACTTAAAAAGTTTACTGTTACAACCACCGCTTAAAAACCATACAATTTTAGGGGTGGATCCTGCATTTAGAACAGGATGTAAACTCGCAGTTATCGATAGCAATGGTACATTTTTAGATAAGAATGTGATTTATCCACACAGCTCTAAAAATACAGAGAAAAGTGAAGCGATTTTTAAAGATCTTATCGAGAAACATAGTGTAACCTTAATTGCGATTGGTAACGGAACAGCATCTAGAGAGACCGAAGAGTTCGTAGCGAACTTCTTAAAAACTCATGAACTAGATATACCATTTATTATTGTCAATGAAGCAGGAGCTTCAGTATATTCAGCATCGGATTTAGCACGTGAGGAATTCCCAAACTTTGAAGTAGAGGAAAGAAGTGCAGTTTCAATTGCGAGACGTATTCAAGATCCACTTGCAGAGCTTGTTAAAATTGACCCAAAATCATTAGGGGTTGGTCAATATCAACATGATATTAACCAAAAATTCTTAAACGAGTCTCTAGACTTTGTAGTAGAGACAGCAGTAAACCAAGTAGGTGTAGATGTAAACACAGCATCTTATAAATTGCTTGAACATGTTTCTGGTTTAAACAAAACAATCTCAAGAAATATTGTAGAGTTTAGAGAAACGGAAGGAATTACAAAACGTTCAGATCTTAAGAAAGTAAAACGTCTTGGACCGAAAACATTTGAGCAAGCTGTTGGATTTTTACGAATTGTTGGGGGAGAAGAACCGTTAGATCAAACACCAATTCACCCTGAGCAATATAAAAATACGTATAATTTATTAAAAGAAATTGATGCGTCAATTGACGAACTTGGTGAAGAGAGTATTAAAGAAAAGTTAAATACACTCGATAAACGTAAATATAGTGAAGAGAATGATATCGGGCTTCCAACGTTAAACGATATAATCGATAGCTTAATCGCACCACTTAGAGATATTCGTGATAAGTACGATACACCGATTCTAAAAAGTGACGTCTTAGAAATTTCAGACTTAAAAGAAGGTATGAAATTATCTGGAACAGTGAGAAACGTTACAGACTTCGGTGCATTCGTAGACGTAGGTGTTGATCAAGATGGACTTGTGCATATATCACAACTTGCAAATCGTTATATTAAACATCCACTCGATGTTGTAAGTAGTGGAGATATCGTAGAAGTTACAGTACTATCAGTTGATGAAAAGAAAAAAAGAATTGCGCTAACTATGAAAAACTAA
- the sigB gene encoding RNA polymerase sigma factor SigB, producing MRMESQTRKELSRDEINRLITDYQETGSDEAQTRLVYHYEKLIESLAYRYSKGQSHHEDLVQVGMIGLLGAIRRFDLSFDRKFEAYLVPTVLGEIKRYLRDKTWSVHVPRRIKELGPKIKRSTDELTNKLGRSPSVKEIAEYIDSTEEEVLEAMEMGQSYNALSVDYTIDADNEGASVTLLDVMGSEDENYELSEERMLIEKLLPILSEREQQIIRYTFLEGLSQKETGEKIGLSQMHVSRLQRAALKKLKESVKYSDNET from the coding sequence ATAAGGATGGAATCACAAACTAGAAAAGAGCTTTCAAGAGATGAGATCAATCGCTTAATCACTGATTATCAAGAAACTGGCAGTGATGAGGCACAGACCCGTCTAGTATATCATTATGAAAAGCTTATCGAATCTTTAGCATATCGCTATTCAAAAGGGCAATCCCATCATGAAGACCTTGTTCAAGTCGGAATGATTGGTCTTTTAGGCGCGATTCGAAGATTTGATTTGTCATTTGATCGTAAATTTGAGGCATATCTTGTACCGACAGTCCTTGGAGAAATTAAACGTTACTTACGTGATAAGACATGGAGTGTACATGTTCCGAGGCGTATTAAAGAATTAGGCCCCAAAATTAAACGTTCAACTGACGAGTTGACAAATAAATTAGGACGCTCGCCCTCAGTTAAAGAAATTGCGGAATATATAGATTCGACTGAGGAAGAAGTGTTAGAGGCAATGGAAATGGGTCAAAGCTATAATGCCCTTAGTGTAGATTATACGATTGATGCTGATAACGAAGGAGCTTCAGTTACATTACTCGACGTAATGGGTAGTGAAGACGAAAACTACGAATTAAGCGAAGAACGTATGCTTATTGAAAAGCTATTGCCAATATTATCTGAAAGAGAACAACAGATTATTCGTTATACATTTTTAGAAGGTCTTAGTCAAAAAGAGACCGGTGAAAAAATTGGATTAAGTCAAATGCACGTCTCACGTTTACAACGTGCAGCACTTAAAAAATTAAAAGAATCTGTAAAGTATTCGGATAATGAAACCTAA